Proteins co-encoded in one Cottoperca gobio unplaced genomic scaffold, fCotGob3.1 fCotGob3_42arrow_ctg1, whole genome shotgun sequence genomic window:
- the LOC115006018 gene encoding interferon gamma-like, with amino-acid sequence MVAAAKALVCLSLWLSVCHIRGAFIPVNMNKTIQNLLQYYKIGENERFNGKPVFSREPLYGKMEAKRVFMVGVLETYERLIEQMLRQLPTPSPQTALAGTASGSEGEAGGDVRTELSYILKKIQYLRKYRYQEQEKLLQSLKTLKHIQMDNSVVQSKALWELPWLYEEASMLNDNINRQRR; translated from the exons ATGGTTGCGGCGGCGAAGGcattggtctgtctgtctctctggttgtctgtctgtcacatcAGAGGCGCCTTCATCCCTGTAAATATGAACAAGACCATCCAGAACCTTCTGCAGTACTAT AAGATTGGAGAGAACGAGAGATTTAACGGGAAGCCCGTCTTCTCCAGAGAACCGCTGTACGGCAAAATGGAG gcAAAGCGTGTGTTTATGGTTGGTGTATTGGAGACCTATGAAAGGCTGATTGAGCAGATGTTGAGGCAGCTGCCCACCCCGAGCCCCCAGACAGCCTTAGCTGGCACCGCCAGTGGTAGTGAGGGGGAAGCGGGCGGCGATGTCAGGACGGAGCTGAGCTACATCCTGAAGAAGATCCAGTACCTGAGGAAGTACCGTTACCAGGAGCAGGAGAAGCTTCTGCAGAGCCTGAAAACTCTAAAACACATCCAG ATGGATAACAGTGTCGTCCAGAGCAAAGCATTGTGGGAGCTGCCGTGGCTGTATGAGGAGGCTAGTATGCTGAACGACAACATCAATAGGCAGCGGCGGTGA